Proteins from a single region of Lujinxingia litoralis:
- a CDS encoding zinc-binding dehydrogenase: MRAVRYVGPNRPFVMEDVPEREPAAGEVRVRIRAAGMCHTELHFASGLLDLGVCPVTMGHEVAGEIDAVGEGVNPERIGERVLLYYYVGCGECEWCERGQENLCANLKAEYGFFHDGGYAESIVIPERNAVRLPDHVSFEEGAPIACGVTTAIHASNLAKLQAGDCAVVYGVGAVGYGLVQIARLRGARVIAIGRTPRKLAYARELGADVTINAAEVEDVAAAVREATDGRGADVVFELVATKGTMSASTAMLAKRGRLIYIGYSSDTYEVHPIQLVINEVFVAGSVGNTLDELKEAVSLVAEGKVKTRVDQVLPLDRWQEGLDALAEGKVLGRVVLKP; encoded by the coding sequence ATGCGTGCCGTGCGTTATGTAGGACCTAATCGCCCCTTTGTGATGGAAGATGTACCTGAGCGCGAGCCCGCCGCTGGCGAGGTGCGGGTGCGTATTCGTGCAGCAGGGATGTGCCATACCGAGTTGCACTTTGCCTCGGGGTTACTGGACCTGGGCGTGTGTCCGGTGACCATGGGGCATGAGGTCGCTGGTGAGATCGATGCGGTGGGGGAGGGGGTTAACCCGGAGCGTATCGGAGAGCGTGTGCTCCTCTATTATTACGTGGGCTGTGGGGAGTGTGAGTGGTGTGAGCGCGGGCAGGAGAACCTCTGCGCGAACCTCAAGGCCGAGTATGGCTTCTTTCACGATGGGGGCTATGCCGAGAGCATCGTGATTCCGGAGCGCAACGCGGTGAGGCTTCCGGATCATGTCTCCTTTGAAGAAGGTGCGCCGATTGCCTGCGGTGTGACAACGGCCATTCATGCGTCCAACCTGGCGAAGTTGCAGGCCGGAGACTGTGCCGTGGTCTACGGGGTTGGCGCTGTGGGTTACGGGCTGGTGCAGATTGCTCGACTTCGAGGTGCCCGCGTCATCGCGATTGGGCGTACTCCCCGGAAGCTGGCCTATGCGCGCGAGCTGGGCGCCGACGTGACGATCAACGCAGCCGAGGTGGAAGACGTAGCAGCAGCGGTGCGCGAAGCCACCGATGGGCGCGGTGCAGATGTGGTGTTTGAGCTGGTGGCCACCAAAGGCACGATGTCGGCGTCGACGGCCATGCTCGCGAAGCGCGGACGGCTGATCTATATCGGGTACTCAAGCGATACGTATGAGGTGCATCCGATTCAGCTCGTGATCAACGAGGTGTTTGTGGCCGGTTCGGTAGGCAACACGCTCGATGAACTCAAGGAAGCGGTGAGTCTTGTGGCCGAGGGCAAGGTGAAGACGCGCGTGGACCAAGTCTTGCCCCTGGATCGCTGGCAGGAGGGGCTTGACGCCCTGGCCGAGGGCAAGGTGCTGGGGCGCGTGGTGCTCAAGCCTTAA
- the selD gene encoding selenide, water dikinase SelD, which produces MSEPQHPLAPIRLTQYSHGAGCGCKLSPAVLDRILANRVTTPDAMSKLLVGNSSRDDAGALDLGDGRVLLSTTDFFMPIVDDPFEFGRIASANAISDIYAMGGDPVMAIAILGWPINVLPAEVAGEVMEGARSICAEAGVALAGGHSIDSPEPIFGLAVNGLVALEHLKQNDAAKAGDRLFLTKAVGVGILSTAEKKGVLREEDRGRAASSMMRLNRIGATLSKIEGVHAMTDVTGFGLLGHLSEMCVGSQLNAVVDFPAVQELSDLAHYLEIGAVPGGTGRNWESYGHHVVEPPEHVRQILCDPQTSGGLLVAVAPESVEAVQAALREAGLDAHAEPVGELFVREGEGPHIEVRS; this is translated from the coding sequence ATGAGCGAACCTCAACACCCCCTGGCCCCCATCCGCCTCACGCAGTACAGCCATGGAGCGGGCTGCGGTTGCAAGCTTTCGCCGGCGGTGCTGGACCGCATTCTGGCGAACCGGGTGACGACTCCGGATGCGATGTCGAAGCTGTTGGTCGGCAATAGTTCGCGCGATGATGCGGGGGCGCTGGACCTGGGCGATGGTCGGGTGCTCTTGAGCACGACAGATTTCTTCATGCCCATTGTGGACGATCCCTTTGAGTTCGGGCGGATCGCCTCGGCGAATGCGATCAGCGATATCTATGCGATGGGTGGCGACCCGGTGATGGCGATCGCAATCCTGGGCTGGCCGATTAACGTGTTACCGGCGGAGGTGGCCGGAGAGGTGATGGAAGGTGCGCGGTCGATCTGCGCGGAGGCGGGGGTGGCGTTGGCGGGAGGTCATAGCATTGACAGCCCGGAGCCTATTTTTGGGTTGGCAGTCAACGGGCTGGTCGCGCTGGAGCATCTTAAACAGAACGATGCAGCGAAGGCCGGCGACCGGCTCTTTCTGACCAAAGCTGTCGGGGTGGGCATCCTCTCCACGGCGGAGAAGAAGGGGGTGCTGCGCGAGGAGGATCGGGGACGAGCGGCAAGCTCGATGATGCGGCTGAATCGCATCGGGGCCACGCTGTCCAAGATCGAGGGGGTGCACGCGATGACCGATGTGACCGGGTTCGGGTTGCTGGGGCACCTCTCCGAGATGTGTGTGGGCTCGCAGCTCAATGCCGTTGTGGATTTTCCGGCGGTGCAAGAGCTCAGTGACCTTGCGCATTACCTGGAGATCGGGGCGGTTCCCGGGGGCACCGGCCGCAACTGGGAGAGCTACGGGCATCATGTGGTTGAGCCGCCGGAGCATGTCCGACAAATCCTCTGCGATCCCCAGACCAGCGGCGGGTTGTTGGTGGCGGTGGCGCCGGAGTCGGTCGAGGCGGTGCAAGCTGCGTTGCGAGAGGCCGGGCTCGACGCGCACGCGGAGCCCGTGGGTGAGCTCTTCGTGCGGGAAGGGGAGGGGCCGCATATCGAGGTGCGGAGTTAA
- a CDS encoding hydrogen peroxide-inducible genes activator, producing the protein MLPTLRQLEYIIAVADTGQFVEAARQCAVSQPALSKQVREVEDLLGIEIFERTRPRIIVTPAGVEVVDRARRLLADARDLVEAATAHCGAHQGTLHLGVIPTIAPYGLPGLLVKLRRRYPEVSFVIQELQTERLLEELRAGSIDLGLLARPFDEQSLSGPDLVVEPFVLVAPTDHPLSTPESIQPHQLAGASLILMEDGHCLRDQAMEVCALAGRPPATSVTAASVATLVRMVESGLGATLLPASALATEVRPDLGLIARSFGDTPPGRTLTLQWRRSSPHTTWFTDIGTTLKEHYLELNERVPEVSGPRPTILAVEK; encoded by the coding sequence ATGCTGCCTACCCTCCGACAACTCGAATACATCATCGCGGTGGCCGACACCGGCCAGTTTGTCGAGGCCGCTCGGCAATGTGCGGTGAGCCAACCCGCCCTCAGCAAACAGGTACGCGAAGTCGAAGACCTCCTGGGCATCGAGATCTTCGAACGCACGCGCCCCCGCATCATCGTCACCCCCGCCGGCGTCGAGGTCGTGGACCGCGCTCGCCGCCTGCTCGCCGACGCCCGCGATCTGGTCGAAGCAGCGACCGCCCACTGCGGTGCGCATCAGGGGACCCTGCACCTGGGAGTCATCCCCACCATCGCGCCCTACGGACTCCCCGGCCTCCTGGTAAAGCTGCGCCGCCGCTACCCCGAGGTCTCCTTCGTGATTCAAGAGCTTCAAACCGAGAGGCTGCTCGAAGAGCTACGCGCCGGAAGTATTGACCTGGGGCTCCTGGCCCGTCCTTTCGACGAGCAGTCCCTCTCCGGCCCCGATCTGGTCGTCGAACCCTTTGTTCTGGTCGCCCCCACCGACCATCCCCTCAGCACTCCCGAATCGATCCAGCCCCATCAACTAGCCGGGGCCAGCCTCATTCTGATGGAAGACGGCCACTGCCTGCGCGATCAAGCCATGGAAGTCTGCGCCCTGGCCGGAAGGCCGCCGGCCACCTCCGTGACCGCCGCCAGTGTCGCCACCCTGGTGCGCATGGTCGAAAGTGGCCTGGGCGCCACTCTCCTACCGGCCAGCGCATTGGCCACCGAAGTGCGCCCGGACCTCGGCCTGATCGCCCGCAGCTTCGGCGACACCCCGCCCGGGCGCACCCTCACCCTGCAGTGGCGCAGGTCTTCCCCCCACACAACCTGGTTTACCGACATCGGTACAACCCTCAAAGAACACTACCTGGAACTTAACGAACGCGTCCCAGAGGTGTCCGGCCCCCGACCAACCATCCTGGCCGTCGAGAAGTAG
- a CDS encoding dihydrofolate reductase family protein gives MNLLVCSTQESSMNFVYCGVSLDGFMAGPEDDLSFLEAAGDTDRREGRSVSYEDILARTGALLIGRRTYDVVRGFGGEWPYAGTPVVVATTRPLEPPSSEVVSASGSIEELLEEAASVAGEGDVYVDGGSIITQALGAGLIDELILTVVPVFLGKGVALYQGEDYAHFDVEVLGGMGEATQLRLTPRR, from the coding sequence ATGAACCTGCTCGTATGCTCAACTCAGGAGAGTTCGATGAACTTTGTGTACTGCGGCGTTTCTCTGGATGGTTTTATGGCGGGTCCGGAGGATGATCTGAGTTTTTTAGAGGCGGCGGGGGATACCGACCGTCGGGAGGGGCGGAGCGTGAGCTATGAGGACATTCTGGCTCGCACGGGCGCTCTACTCATCGGGCGGCGCACCTATGATGTGGTGCGCGGGTTTGGTGGGGAGTGGCCCTATGCAGGTACGCCGGTGGTGGTGGCGACGACGCGTCCTCTCGAACCTCCGTCTTCTGAGGTGGTGTCGGCGTCGGGCTCGATTGAGGAGCTTCTCGAAGAGGCAGCGTCCGTGGCCGGAGAAGGGGATGTGTATGTCGATGGCGGGTCGATCATTACTCAGGCGTTGGGCGCCGGGCTGATCGATGAGCTAATTCTGACGGTGGTGCCGGTGTTCCTGGGGAAGGGAGTGGCGCTCTATCAGGGGGAGGATTATGCGCACTTTGATGTCGAGGTGCTGGGGGGGATGGGGGAGGCTACGCAGCTT
- the mnmH gene encoding tRNA 2-selenouridine(34) synthase MnmH, translated as MKHVEIEAFLDGKKRGQIVFDVRTPAEFAKGHIPGAKNLPLFLDEERVVVGTLYKQEGRHRAILEGLDYVGPRMRELIETVQREVGPPGSSVMVHCWRGGMRSASVAWLLEMYGFEVSVLTGGYKSFRRWVVGGLEDPPPMRVVGGATGVGKTEILWELERLGESVLDLEGLANHRGSAFGGLLLEEQPTQEHFENLLGVALARARGMAGPVWIEDESRMIGHRHLSNAVMASIHGSPTYVVAAPEEARLDRLVEVYGEAAREQLVASFERIRKSLGGLRTQQAIEAVQAGDLRRAAALALQYYDKAYARGIGRRAPETVVYLDEEGDPKAVARGLIARCGKDDARDVQGEDV; from the coding sequence ATGAAACATGTCGAGATTGAAGCGTTCTTAGACGGTAAGAAACGGGGGCAGATCGTCTTTGATGTACGCACCCCGGCGGAGTTTGCGAAGGGGCATATTCCGGGCGCCAAGAACCTGCCTCTCTTTCTGGATGAGGAGCGGGTGGTGGTGGGGACGCTTTATAAGCAGGAGGGACGTCATCGCGCGATTCTGGAGGGGCTGGACTACGTTGGGCCACGGATGCGCGAGCTGATTGAGACGGTGCAACGTGAGGTAGGGCCGCCGGGGAGCTCGGTGATGGTGCACTGCTGGCGGGGAGGGATGCGCAGCGCCAGCGTGGCCTGGTTGCTGGAGATGTATGGTTTTGAGGTGAGCGTTTTGACGGGGGGGTATAAGAGTTTTCGAAGGTGGGTGGTCGGGGGGCTGGAAGATCCGCCGCCAATGCGCGTGGTGGGTGGGGCAACGGGCGTGGGGAAGACGGAGATCTTGTGGGAGCTGGAGCGCCTGGGAGAGTCGGTGCTCGATTTGGAGGGACTGGCGAACCACCGGGGGTCGGCGTTCGGCGGACTCTTGTTAGAGGAGCAGCCCACACAGGAGCATTTTGAGAATCTGCTGGGCGTGGCGTTGGCCCGGGCGCGTGGGATGGCCGGGCCTGTATGGATCGAAGACGAGAGTCGGATGATCGGCCATCGTCACCTCTCCAATGCCGTGATGGCGTCCATTCATGGCTCACCTACGTATGTGGTCGCGGCCCCCGAGGAGGCGCGGCTGGACCGGCTGGTGGAGGTGTATGGGGAGGCCGCCAGAGAGCAGCTCGTTGCGTCTTTTGAGCGGATACGCAAGAGCCTGGGGGGATTGCGAACGCAGCAGGCGATCGAGGCTGTGCAGGCAGGCGACCTGCGTCGGGCGGCGGCGTTGGCGTTGCAATACTACGATAAAGCGTATGCCCGCGGCATCGGGCGGCGAGCCCCCGAGACGGTGGTGTATCTGGACGAAGAAGGCGACCCGAAGGCCGTCGCGCGAGGATTGATCGCGCGTTGCGGCAAGGACGATGCACGCGACGTGCAAGGAGAAGACGTATGA
- a CDS encoding acyl-CoA thioesterase: MAKTERPAHPRSLTMTSLMTPDLVNFSGKVHGGALLKLLDQVAYSCAARYCGHYVVTLLLDDALFRAPVHVGELVTFRARVNWVGRTSIEVGVRVESEDHHTRAIRHVLSCFFVMIAMDDQGTPVEVTPFDPEDPTDQRRWAAAEERRRVRRSRTRRNT, encoded by the coding sequence ATGGCAAAAACCGAACGCCCCGCTCATCCGCGCTCGCTGACCATGACCTCCCTGATGACCCCAGATCTGGTCAACTTCTCGGGAAAGGTGCACGGCGGTGCCCTGCTCAAACTCCTCGATCAGGTCGCTTACAGCTGCGCCGCACGCTATTGCGGTCATTACGTCGTCACCCTCCTCCTTGATGACGCCCTCTTTCGTGCCCCTGTGCATGTCGGTGAACTCGTCACCTTCCGCGCCCGAGTCAACTGGGTCGGACGCACCTCAATCGAGGTCGGGGTGCGCGTGGAGTCCGAAGACCACCACACCCGGGCCATTCGTCATGTGCTCTCATGCTTCTTCGTCATGATCGCCATGGACGATCAGGGGACACCGGTCGAAGTAACCCCCTTTGACCCCGAAGACCCCACCGACCAACGTCGCTGGGCCGCCGCCGAAGAGCGACGCCGCGTACGTCGCTCCCGCACACGGCGAAACACATAG
- the yghU gene encoding glutathione-dependent disulfide-bond oxidoreductase — protein sequence MSSDETYTPPKVWTWDQENGGQFASTNRPVAGPTHDRELPVGKHPFQLYSLATPNGQKVTIMLEELLALGVEAAEYDAYLINILEGDQFSSGFVEVNPNSKIPALRDHSTSPPTRIFESGAILLYLAEKFGKLLPAAPAARAECLSWLFWQMGSAPYLGGGFGHFYAYAPTKMQYPIDRFTMEAKRQLDVLDRRLAESPYLAGDDYTIADIAVWPWYGELVRGNLYNAAEFLNVESYTHVRRWANAVAERPAVQRGVMVNKSWGDPSTQLPERHDASDFERIPQDASSLSED from the coding sequence ATGAGCAGTGACGAGACGTATACCCCCCCGAAAGTCTGGACCTGGGACCAGGAAAACGGCGGCCAGTTCGCCAGTACCAACCGACCGGTAGCCGGCCCCACCCATGACCGGGAACTTCCCGTGGGTAAACACCCCTTCCAGCTCTACTCGCTGGCCACGCCCAACGGGCAGAAAGTCACCATCATGCTCGAAGAGCTCCTGGCCCTGGGAGTCGAAGCCGCCGAATACGACGCCTACCTCATCAACATCTTAGAGGGCGACCAGTTCTCCTCGGGCTTTGTGGAGGTGAACCCGAACTCCAAGATTCCCGCGCTGCGCGACCACTCCACCTCCCCGCCTACACGCATCTTTGAATCCGGCGCGATCCTCCTCTACCTCGCTGAGAAGTTCGGCAAACTCTTACCCGCTGCCCCGGCTGCACGCGCCGAATGTCTCTCGTGGCTCTTCTGGCAAATGGGCTCAGCGCCCTACCTGGGCGGCGGCTTCGGACACTTCTACGCCTACGCGCCCACCAAGATGCAGTACCCTATCGACCGCTTTACCATGGAGGCCAAGCGTCAACTCGACGTCCTTGATCGTCGCCTGGCCGAGTCGCCCTACCTCGCTGGCGACGACTACACGATCGCCGACATCGCGGTCTGGCCCTGGTACGGTGAACTGGTCCGCGGCAACCTCTACAATGCCGCTGAATTTTTGAACGTAGAGAGCTACACCCACGTACGCCGTTGGGCCAACGCCGTCGCCGAACGACCGGCGGTACAGCGTGGCGTCATGGTCAACAAGAGCTGGGGCGATCCCTCCACGCAACTGCCCGAGCGCCACGACGCCAGCGACTTTGAACGCATCCCTCAAGATGCCTCGTCGCTCTCCGAAGACTGA
- a CDS encoding SDR family NAD(P)-dependent oxidoreductase — translation MDFQNKVMVVTGAGSGIGKELVHGLLMRGACVAAVDLREASLEKLASECGVGERLSVYAVDVSDREAVQGLVERVLARHHVVDGVINNAGIIQPFERVHELSDEVIERLMNVNFYGTLWMVRAFLPHLLERPEAYVANVASMGAFLPVPGQAVYGASKAAVKLLSEGLYAELIETGVRVSVVMPGAVATHISEHSGVEMERDEEEASYQALAADKAAEIILEGMEDEEVHILVGSDARLMSLANRLAPERSIRLIQKKMKDLLGD, via the coding sequence ATGGACTTTCAGAACAAAGTGATGGTTGTGACGGGCGCCGGGAGTGGCATCGGCAAAGAGCTGGTGCACGGGCTGTTGATGCGCGGCGCCTGTGTGGCGGCGGTCGATCTGCGGGAAGCGTCGTTGGAGAAGCTGGCTTCGGAGTGCGGTGTCGGGGAGCGGCTGTCGGTGTATGCCGTGGACGTCAGTGATCGCGAGGCGGTTCAGGGGCTTGTGGAAAGGGTTCTGGCTCGTCATCACGTGGTGGATGGGGTGATCAACAATGCTGGTATCATTCAGCCCTTTGAGCGGGTTCACGAGCTGAGCGATGAGGTCATTGAGCGCCTGATGAACGTGAACTTCTATGGCACGTTATGGATGGTGCGCGCGTTTTTGCCGCATCTTCTGGAGCGTCCGGAAGCGTATGTGGCCAATGTGGCAAGCATGGGGGCGTTTTTGCCGGTGCCGGGACAGGCGGTTTACGGAGCGTCGAAGGCCGCGGTGAAGCTGCTTAGCGAGGGGCTCTATGCCGAGTTGATTGAGACCGGTGTGAGGGTCTCCGTGGTGATGCCCGGTGCGGTGGCGACCCATATCTCGGAGCACTCCGGGGTGGAGATGGAGCGCGATGAGGAGGAAGCATCTTATCAGGCCCTGGCTGCGGATAAGGCAGCGGAGATCATTCTTGAGGGGATGGAAGACGAGGAAGTGCACATTCTGGTGGGTTCGGACGCGCGGTTGATGAGTCTGGCGAATCGGCTGGCGCCGGAGCGCTCGATTCGCCTGATTCAGAAAAAAATGAAGGATCTGCTCGGCGATTGA
- a CDS encoding helix-turn-helix transcriptional regulator — translation MFFAAIFSAVTVLAGSDLWMDIQEGASLLHLVVEGLLFVVGVAGLLIMVRALVRTAADTRRLQARAHSLNDKLRAKSDEAQALNEALQQKQDEAERWRSDARALMRGLGEAIDRQFDVWSLTDAEKEVALLLLKGLTHKEVAGVRDTTDATARQQARAVYKKAGLSGRNELSAFFLEDLMLPARQREEPGEVETRAG, via the coding sequence ATGTTCTTCGCAGCGATCTTTTCGGCGGTCACAGTGCTGGCCGGCTCCGATCTCTGGATGGACATTCAAGAGGGGGCGAGTCTGCTCCACCTGGTGGTGGAAGGGCTGCTCTTTGTCGTGGGGGTGGCCGGGTTGTTGATCATGGTGCGCGCGCTGGTACGTACGGCGGCCGATACCCGACGGCTGCAAGCGCGCGCGCACTCTCTCAACGATAAGCTCCGGGCCAAATCTGACGAGGCGCAGGCGCTCAACGAAGCGTTGCAGCAAAAGCAGGACGAGGCGGAGCGTTGGCGCTCCGATGCGCGCGCGCTGATGCGGGGGTTGGGAGAAGCGATCGATCGGCAGTTTGACGTCTGGTCGCTGACGGACGCGGAGAAAGAGGTGGCGTTGCTCTTGCTCAAAGGGCTTACGCATAAGGAGGTTGCCGGGGTTCGGGATACCACCGATGCGACCGCGCGCCAGCAGGCGCGTGCGGTCTATAAAAAGGCCGGGTTATCGGGGCGAAACGAGCTCTCCGCCTTTTTTCTGGAGGACTTGATGCTTCCGGCACGGCAACGTGAGGAGCCCGGTGAGGTTGAGACGCGGGCAGGCTGA
- a CDS encoding MOSC domain-containing protein, with the protein MHERWKGHVQSIWLSKEHGAPPLPVTRAEAVAGRGIRGDRYFSDAFTRDPARQLTLITREALDDVAQNHGIDLRHGRHRRQVVVVGVPLNDLVGQEFLLGPLRLRGVELCEPCRHLERLCAEPGAIKAFVHRGGLNAEILLGGAFSPGDPITPTLPRQNAPF; encoded by the coding sequence GTGCACGAGCGCTGGAAAGGCCACGTACAATCGATCTGGCTGAGCAAAGAGCACGGCGCTCCCCCCCTCCCGGTGACAAGGGCCGAGGCCGTCGCCGGAAGGGGGATTCGGGGCGATCGCTACTTCTCGGACGCATTCACCCGAGACCCGGCTCGCCAGCTCACCCTCATCACCCGCGAAGCCCTCGACGACGTCGCCCAAAACCACGGCATCGATCTTCGTCACGGCCGCCACCGCCGTCAGGTGGTGGTCGTCGGCGTACCCCTCAACGATCTCGTCGGCCAGGAGTTTCTCTTGGGCCCGCTCCGGCTGCGGGGCGTCGAGCTCTGCGAGCCCTGTCGGCACCTGGAACGCCTCTGCGCTGAGCCCGGCGCCATCAAAGCCTTCGTACACCGCGGCGGCCTCAACGCTGAGATCCTCCTCGGCGGCGCCTTCTCCCCGGGCGATCCCATCACCCCGACCTTACCTCGGCAGAACGCCCCCTTTTAA
- the katG gene encoding catalase/peroxidase HPI, translating into MDRKSTCPFHGAQTNASTRSNRDWWPNQLNLKILHQHTPESNPLGQDFNYAEAFQALDLEAVKEDLYALMTDSQEWWPADYGHYGPFFIRMAWHSAGTYRTGDGRGGASSGSQRFAPLNSWPDNVNLDKARRLLWPIKQKYGRAISWADLYVLAGNCALESMGLKTFGFAGGREDVWEPEEDIYWGAEREWLGDERYSGERDLENPLAAVQMGLIYVNPEGPNGKPDPLAAAHDIRETFARMAMNDEETVALIAGGHTFGKTHGAGDASHVGPEPEAAGIEAQGLGWVSTFGSGMGSDTIGGGLEGAWTPTPTTWDNSFFDTLFGYEWELTKSPAGAWQWTPKDGAGANTVPDAHDPDKRHAPMMATTDISLRVDPIYAPISRRFHENPDALADAFARAWFKLTHRDMGPRARFLGPEVPEEDLIWMDPVPAVEHELVDADDIAELKARVLGSGHSVAELVTTAWGSAVTYRDSDKRGGANGARIRLAPQKDWEVNQPSALAGVLETLEGIQQEFNQGQSGAKRVSMADLIVLAGAAAVEKAAKDGGYDVEVPFTPGRGDALPEDTDVEAFEVLEPVADGFRNYLKGKFAVPAEELLVDKAQQLTLSAPEMTVLIGGMRALGANSDGSMHGVFTERPGALTNDFFVNLVDMGNVWMPTSKDGELFEIRDRKSGELKWTATRVDLVFGSNSQLRALSEVYASDDAEETFVRDFVAAWTRVMNLDRFDLD; encoded by the coding sequence ATGGACCGCAAGAGCACATGCCCTTTTCATGGTGCGCAGACCAACGCCAGCACCCGTTCGAACCGCGACTGGTGGCCCAATCAGCTGAATTTGAAGATTCTTCACCAGCACACCCCGGAGTCGAACCCGCTGGGTCAGGACTTCAACTATGCCGAGGCCTTCCAGGCGCTGGACCTGGAGGCTGTTAAGGAAGATCTGTACGCGCTGATGACGGACTCTCAGGAGTGGTGGCCGGCGGACTACGGACATTATGGCCCCTTCTTTATCCGCATGGCCTGGCATAGCGCCGGGACCTATCGCACTGGAGACGGTCGAGGAGGGGCGTCGTCGGGCTCGCAGCGCTTTGCGCCGCTTAATAGCTGGCCGGACAACGTGAACCTGGACAAGGCTCGACGGCTGCTCTGGCCGATCAAGCAGAAGTATGGGAGGGCGATTTCGTGGGCGGACCTGTACGTTCTGGCGGGTAACTGTGCGCTGGAGTCGATGGGGCTGAAGACCTTTGGGTTTGCCGGCGGTCGCGAAGATGTGTGGGAGCCCGAGGAGGATATCTACTGGGGGGCTGAGCGTGAGTGGTTGGGGGACGAGCGTTATAGCGGGGAGCGCGATCTGGAGAATCCGCTGGCGGCCGTGCAGATGGGGTTGATCTATGTGAACCCGGAGGGGCCCAATGGAAAGCCGGACCCGTTGGCCGCGGCCCACGATATCCGCGAGACTTTTGCGCGTATGGCGATGAACGACGAGGAGACCGTCGCTCTGATCGCCGGAGGTCATACCTTTGGTAAGACGCATGGTGCCGGAGACGCGTCGCATGTGGGGCCGGAGCCCGAAGCGGCAGGCATCGAAGCGCAGGGGTTGGGCTGGGTCAGCACGTTTGGCAGCGGTATGGGGAGCGACACGATTGGCGGAGGGCTTGAAGGCGCGTGGACGCCGACGCCGACGACCTGGGATAACTCCTTCTTTGACACGCTCTTTGGCTATGAGTGGGAGCTGACGAAGAGTCCGGCTGGTGCCTGGCAGTGGACGCCTAAGGATGGGGCAGGGGCGAACACGGTGCCCGACGCACATGACCCTGATAAGCGGCATGCCCCGATGATGGCGACTACGGATATCTCGTTGCGTGTAGATCCGATTTACGCGCCGATCTCTCGGCGATTCCACGAGAACCCCGATGCGCTTGCGGATGCCTTTGCCCGGGCCTGGTTTAAGCTGACTCACCGGGATATGGGACCGCGCGCACGCTTTTTGGGGCCGGAGGTTCCCGAGGAAGACCTTATCTGGATGGACCCCGTTCCCGCCGTGGAGCACGAGTTGGTGGATGCCGATGATATCGCGGAGCTTAAGGCAAGGGTTCTCGGCTCCGGACACTCGGTTGCAGAGCTGGTGACCACGGCCTGGGGCTCGGCGGTAACGTACCGCGACTCCGACAAACGTGGGGGCGCCAACGGCGCTCGTATCCGACTCGCCCCGCAAAAGGACTGGGAGGTGAACCAGCCTTCGGCGCTGGCTGGTGTGTTGGAAACGCTCGAAGGGATTCAGCAGGAGTTTAACCAGGGGCAGTCTGGAGCAAAGCGGGTCTCGATGGCAGATCTGATCGTGCTCGCCGGAGCCGCTGCGGTTGAGAAGGCCGCGAAGGACGGCGGCTATGATGTCGAGGTGCCGTTTACGCCCGGGCGTGGTGATGCTTTGCCGGAAGACACGGATGTGGAGGCGTTTGAGGTACTGGAGCCGGTTGCCGATGGCTTCCGCAACTACCTTAAAGGCAAGTTCGCGGTGCCGGCGGAGGAACTCCTGGTGGATAAAGCTCAGCAGCTGACGCTGAGTGCGCCGGAGATGACGGTCTTGATCGGAGGAATGCGCGCGCTCGGTGCCAATAGCGATGGCTCGATGCACGGTGTGTTTACAGAGCGGCCGGGAGCTTTGACCAACGACTTCTTTGTGAACCTGGTCGACATGGGCAATGTCTGGATGCCGACGTCGAAGGACGGGGAGCTTTTCGAGATCCGCGATCGAAAAAGCGGTGAGTTGAAGTGGACCGCGACGCGGGTTGACCTGGTTTTTGGCTCCAACTCTCAGCTTCGGGCGCTCTCTGAGGTGTACGCCAGTGATGACGCAGAAGAGACCTTCGTGCGCGACTTCGTGGCGGCCTGGACCCGAGTGATGAACCTGGACCGTTTTGACCTGGATTGA